The Myxocyprinus asiaticus isolate MX2 ecotype Aquarium Trade chromosome 19, UBuf_Myxa_2, whole genome shotgun sequence nucleotide sequence ACTAGCCTTGTGGGTAGCACAGAGCGCCTTGGCCTGCGAGCTACGTACAAGTCAGACTTGTACAGCAGTGACACAGCACTTTATTGCCCTGATGAACGGAGGCGAGAGCGCCGACCCAGCATGGACCTCCATGGACAGCGGAAGGTTTATGAACCCCAGAACTCCACAGATAGCAACCCAGAAGAGGGCTCCATGTCCCTGCAGCCTGGCTTCTCGCAGGACCATTTTCGAAAGTTTACCACGTCTCTGGGAGGCGGCTCTAGCTCCTACTCCAGCTTTAGTGGGGGAGGGTCAGAGGATAAGGGTCAGGATCCTCCTAGCAGTGCTGCATCTTCACCACGTCACCATGCCCTTTACATGGACTGGAGGGATGGTGGTGAATACGAGCACAAAAGTGACTCTTCCTGGGAGAGGGAGAGTCCAAGCACCTTTACAAAGGCCCATGCATTTCAACCGCCTGAGTCCAGCCACCATCAGAATGGTAGCTCACCTATTTATAGCAGAACCATGTCCTCCTGTTACAGCGAACCCTATGAGCCCCTGCCAACCTCCACCTCACCAAGCATTACCTATGGTGACAGTCGCAGAGGAAGTGCTTTTGCTCCTGAGGAAGATGAGCTGATTGGTCGATGGAGGCAACTCAGTGTGGAGGACCTGAGTGCCCACTCATACCGGAGTCCAGGCCGGGCGTCACCCTACAGTTTCTCTGAGCAACACTTCTCTGTTCAGCCTGCCAAAATCCGTCTCGGCCCTCTCTACAGTAGCTTCCAGGAGGGTACAGATGTGTACCACCATCATGCAGGCGTTCTAGACCCCTTCTCTAGCCCCAGCCCTGAGTGCAGCCCAGGCATACGGCAACAGCAAAGCCAACCCCACTTGTACCACTCCAAGGAGGACAGCCAAGAATCCGAGCACAGCCTCTACAGCACCAAAGACGGTGTGGTGGCAGCAGGAGGCCAGGCGACAGAGTACGTCGATGTGAGTCCCAACAGCTCAAATGAGTCGCTGGACCATGGATCTCTTGAGATGGCTGCCGACCTGCAGCATTATCAGCCCGAGAGGCACAGCGTGTCCCCTCAGGGAACCACTCCACCACCTCCTCCGCAACAACCGTACCAAAAATTTGGCACATTAGGACTGTCACGTAAGGACAGTCTCACCAAGGCACAGCTCTATGGTACACTACTAAACTAAGAGCAGGGGTTCATGGTTACCCTCTCTTTTTAGTAGGTTTTGAATGTGAAACTATAGTTTGAGCCAAAAACATGATGGGATTTTCTGTTTAATATTTTTCGGAATCATAAGCGCTcctattttttctctttttttctgtatCTGTTACAATGTTTTCTAAACATTTATCATGAATTGCTCATGTTTCTACAGCTGATGAGAAGTTCCAACACTCAGCACTATTTGTTTATTAATGGTTCTGTGTGGTCTGTGAGAAAGTAATTTATGTGCATTAGGTTTATGGATTTTCGGAAACATGTCTTAAATACGATCTGTAAGAGAGGTTGAATTTGTTTTACCAAAAGTCTTCTGGGCTCATAAGGGTTTGTGAAGTCAATGGACAGCACATGCTGTGTACTGTACAAAGAAATGCTAATTTTGACAAGAAATTGGATCTTTTCtgatattatttatgaatagCTGTATTTATTGTTAGGTATGCTATATCTATAACTGTTTAATAAATGTAAGACTATGGGGAGACAGACAAATctatataattgtaaataatttataTTGCTCTAAATAAGGCAATCAGCACAATTATTCAAGCTGCATCAAATGTAAATGCCTCAAATGATTTAAATCATAGGTACAATCTAAGTTTTTACTGCAATCCATTGACAGATTATTCTGCAGATGACAGCAAGATATTCTGAAACTATTTCTTGAGAATAAACTCTGCATGGATTCATATTACCATGAATCAGTCCTTTAAGATGAAGTTGCAACAAAAGCGATACTTCAAATCTATTTGATATTACTCAAATCTATTTTGTCTTCAAAAGAGAACACAATATTTTGAAAGCACTGGGCATTTTTTTTAAGCTCCTGTTTTGTTTGCCGATGGATTTCTGAGGTGATTGttcttttctgtgttttctctttTGTTCCTCAGTGCTGTAAGTCCCTCCCTCAGGCCCTCTCTACCTCACGATTCAATCCCTCTCTTCTCTCTTAGTCAGCTGGGATCCTGTGTCAGTTGACACAATGATGCATGACTCTGTTTCTTCTGTTTGGCTTTCTCTATCTAATAAAGcacaaaatttgcatcatgccTGTCTCTTTAACTCCCTTTTCCCCTTTGCTGCTCCTGCTGGAGAGCAGAACTTGTTGCTAAGGTGTGTAGGGGAGAATTTATAATTTGGGTTTTGTTTCCAGCATGAAGTGATTTTTGTATAGCATGGAaatccttaaagggttagttcaccccaaaatgaaaaaccCCTTTAAACATGTCCTCCACAAAGGGCAAATAAACATAAGCTCTTTTCCAGCATTCATTTAATTTATAGTCCGTACAGCATGTAAAAGAGGCACTGCATTCATACTCGAAAGTACGTGATTAAGGACAGTAGCTAGTATATTCCCTGCCTACAGCACCACTGTGAATGAGAGAAATCTAATAATAGTTAATACACAGTAGTACATGGAGGAGGTAATGATATTTACACAGCCATTACTctggtttgttttttatttatttgagataCACCACACTATCTGCTCATTTGCTGCCTACGcattttctttttaaactgtTTGGACACCGGGATGTCACACACATTTTCAAACATCTCTTGAAATAAGTTACAGGACTGGCCTCGCTTACACTGTTATAAAAAGACGATGTTCTGAGTGTCACCAGTTTACTTCAAGCTTGACTTAATGGATGAAAAGAGATgtcaaattaattacaaaatataattcgACAATCCTTATGTATTGTAATAATGCTGTCACAAAGTACCAATTAATCTGCATCGGGAAATGCGCCATGATGTTCATGGCACATGTTCGCTATAGCTCTGAGCTAAATGTTTCATGGGCACATTGCTCCTTTCATTTGTATTCAAGGGATATGTTGGACTTGATACTTTCAGGCTCTTATTCACAGAGTCACAAGCCTGAGGCCATCTCTGAAAACACTGCAAGAAAGATACAGGGAACAGATGGACATTTTAATTTCCTGTCTCTTATCCAGCAAGTCCCTCAGGAGTTTGGCTACTGCACTTGCAAAAAAAATCCACTGCACTGATGTTCAAGGTttcaaaaatgtgatctctgagAAGGGCAGTTCTGTGCCTTCCCTCACTAAGCCCACCATGCTTTCACTTGGGTCCCAGAGCCATTTGGCTTCTTCACAATTAGCAAAGCATTTTCCAGACACACCCTCAACCTCGGGCGAGCATGTCAGGTACAGTGGGGTTTGAGCACCCACCAGTGGGCTTTTGAAGAACAACCAAGAAGCCAGTAAGAAAAGGGGCATAATCAGCAGGGGAATATATAGACCTGCTGACCCAGCCTGGTCCTTAGGATACCCAGAGTGAGGGCATTGACAGTTACCCCGGTACCATCCAGCCTGTGGGCCAGCTCGTGGGTGAAAAGCAGGTTAGCAAGCTTGCTCTGGCTGTAGTAGAAAGCTTTTTTATAGTTCTGTTCACTGTTCAAGTCCTCGAAGTTGGTGTTGCCATACTTGTAGAGTTTGGAGGAGACCACGATGATCCGGCTGGGGGCAGACTTCTTCAGCAGGTCCAGCAGGAGGTGGGTAAGAAGGAAGTGGCCCAGGTGGTTCACTCCAAGTTGCATTTCAAAGTCCTCTTCTGTCTTACTGTCGGGACACTTGTAGAGACCAGCAATTTTGATGAGAACATCAATCCTTGGCTCCTACTGGTTTTATAACAAATCAGGAGTTTAGTACATTTTGTTTATGCacctgtaacgtctgtgtaagatcagtgatggttaattacactttgtttaaaaaaaaaccttttagccttttgacatttgcttataaattactgacctggcctccgggtttacatttatatgggtgctaaattgcagatggtctttatcactatcaaaaggatgctaaaacaggtctcctctgaagtgtctccatcaagcttcaaacacattccacagaaagggggggtgaccccccgtgccaggcaccagagcagttgtctgtctccagtaattccaatacacgtcacacacatacctaaagacattttctctattttaggccatagtaagcagttataaatgtatctgctatatgcatgtgttgtatgtatattcccctattatattaacttagttaaaaccctttacttgtattagttagacgttaaatgcctatattcaagtgtatgagtgtatctctgctttaatatcgtctggaggttaccttcttggtatcaaaatgatcttccctttatttctcacacaataatgtacaccatgtgatcgtgaaatgcatcgaacaattcttactatgttttgaattaaaagctgcactagcggtccagatcagcaataaaatgcgaatgggccataaacggagacaaaggatgtttctcccgctcaaaatgcatgcctctgattggccactccacccacaaaatgggtgcggcaatgaactatcaaaactccagaacgcagactaatcatcgctcaaaactcttcttcttgagaccaacacactccaaaactctctcttgagtttaaccttctggcagtgtctaccttcaagtaactttgtggatttcctgtggacttcttcaactcactcctaaagaaatcgtcgagaacctcgtctaccgcatcaagactcttattcagcaacaaaccaatgcaagtaaccatttactaattaactgattagatgcgcgtttaagtttgaaccccttttaaggtgaattgtgcctctgatgattctcatttaggttgtggttaactgacgtgaaatactgccttctttgctctctgtctctccttttcttactttccttcattctatatatgtatgttttgcttagtttgtttgtatgttagttatagtttcatttattaaatcccttatattcacaattgattgtctctgtgttcctctcacaattcaatgtcactgaatgttgctccttgctacatgctaaactactgctagcactgtataagtaggaaggctatcgttccttggccaggaaagtaatcttcctagaactgataaataattatattgtctgctcggtggacggacagatcaagtaattgtaatatcgattctgctacagttaattctaagatctaatctaaatatttattattaattataaccagttataattgattataaataattccctttttaagctaatttgctacatatttatattggacagacagatcaaataattgtaatatcgattctgctacagttaattctaagatccaatctaaatatttattattaattataaccagttataattaattataaataattccctttttaagctaatttgttaCACACCAATCacactttatttatatttatctataaATGTTACACGGAAAATGAACagtttaaaacacacaaaaaatatgtGTTAAAAGTAGGGCTGGGAGATAAAACGATATCgatatttacagaaaaaaatacattttcaatatcgatgataaactttttagTAATTTTAGATATTTAGCCAATGTTCTACATGTAGACGATTGGATTAGGGATGTGTTGccaaaaatgcaagcagttcggaaaagttatacacacaactagctaacagTCATAAAATCAGCCGGTTAATGAAGTATTAGCTGGCAAGTGGCAACATAACCCTGCTAACATGGAAACCGGCAATGAGGCTCGGTAGCCGCTAGCTAGCTCTCTGTCTAATATGATATCATTGTGTATCAAACAAAAcaacactgacaatgcaatacagctatcgactgGAAACAACAgcaactccgacatcaacacAATTCAACATTTCAGTTTAtgtactacaaccccaattccaaaaaagttgggacagtacgaaaaatgctaataaaaactaaaagtattaatttgtaaactatattcacacttttctaaattgaaatcactacaactacacattatatgatgttttaccttgtgaatttctttgtttttttaatgtacagtcatttcaaatcagatgatttcaacacgctccaaaaagttgagacaggggcaatttaagactaataacaatttgacacgacaacaaggcaatgtgaaacaggagatgataaacaggtgaggcaatcatgtcatagtatataaggagcctccaaaaacagcctagtccttcaagagtaaGGATCATTCTTGTCAATTtgtcaacagatgcttcagcaaataatccagcactttgagaacaatgttcaaGCAGAAGCCCTATATcatcactgtccagaagcactgccgacttctctgggctcggtctcatcttagatggaaagtagaacagtggaaacGTGTTTTTTGGTCAAATGAGtgcacatttcaaatagtttttgaaaaacgcagccgtcgtgttctctgggccaaagaggaaaaggaccatccaagctgttattagtgtcaggtccaaaagctagtgtctgtatgggccaggggtgtgtcagtgccatggcatgggtaactcgcacatctgtgagggcaccattaatgcagacagatatgtacaaattttggagcagtaTATACTgacatccagcaccgtcttttccagtgACATCtcagaattttcagcaggacaacttcaaaccacatactggccgaataagcagagagtgtgggtgctagattggcctgtctgcagtcctgaccatctccaattgagaatgtgtggtgcattatgaagcgcacaattgaaactgaagacctgcataatggatgaatgaggaaagattccactttttaaacttaacaaacgtgtgtcttcagtgcctaaatgcttaataagtgttattagaggaaatggtgatgtttcacaataGTAAACACTCGACCGTCCcaatttttttggagtgtgttgcaatcatctgatttgaaattactgtacataaaaaaaataaacaaaaataaaaaatgaaattcacaaggtaaaacatcatataatgtttagttgttgtgctttcaatatatcaaagggttaatataatttacaaatcactcctttatgtttttattagcatttttcatactgtcccaactttttcagaattggggttgtatttagtTGAACAATTTTTCATGATCTATAgtgctgtcacaggcaagaaagtgtttcttcttcttgtgatctTTATTAGTGGTTGGCAATCCAGCTAATGTTGCATttctgccacctactgagctggagtgtgtaGCATCACAAGAAaatctttcagtggagtcaaacgtctGCTAAAGACAATGAAACTGCTGAAATTTcatcaaaaagaggtcacacacaccttatgtaggattaattCCTAAAATGAGtatactttaaaggtagcttatttctacattcattcttgaggtctaacaaacatgtggacagcatttcctcccccattaatggtataaaatttatataatgataaatatcgatatagaacaaatgaaaacaaaaatattgtgataatatttttggccacccttacaaaaaataaagagTTCTGACAAAATTGCCACAAATTTtccacttattattttcacatgtatgAATTTgcgattcaccacaaatgtttcccagaggtttgcagctcttcacctgcagcaaacctttggcgacaatgaagagtttgccgcagaGCTCATCTGTATGTGAaattaatgagtggcgaatttgtggcaaatttgcagcaagtttgccagaactcttgatttttgtaagggcatatCGCCCATAACCTAGGTAAAAGCTATGAAGGTAAAGTTAAGACTTTAATGAAAACAATACAGAAAATGAGAGATTGTAATACCCTCAAGTCCTCTGGCAGGCTGTTTTAGAGGCAAGAACCATGGACACTGAAAGTGCTCCctttcaaaaaaatctaaactagccgcaaactggcagcaaatttgccgctcgttattttcacaagcaaatgagcttttgattcgccacaaatgtttgccagaagtttgcagctcttcgccggtagtggtgaacctccggcaaacctttggcaacaattgacaaattgccgcaagtttgctgcaaaactcatttgcatgtgaaaataatcagtggctaatttgcggcaagtttgcggcaaatttgacatgaactctcgattttcgtaagggctGCCCCAAAAGGCTGCCAAAGGACTACAGGGATCAACCTGGGACATACTGTATCTACAAGGACTAAAACCTAAATGCACATGCCGTTGTTATAAGAAAAAAATCCAAGTGATCACAGCAGCACCTCCGTCGACTCCAGAGGGTTAATAaatctacatacagtatatgggagactggggctagttgtcagtaacaagggctatatctcagtaactataaggttttgatttaaaagtctgattacacaaatgtgtgttttctataGCAGTGGTTTTGTGTGTTGGTTAATTCAAACACCTACCTCAAACCCTCTTAAATAAGAATTTTGTGAATCATATCCACCAAACTCAAATTCCATCATCATATTGTTGTAATAGATTTTtgataaacaagtgaacacaataaaaccacatcaataattgacatcagcagtttccttggtgatcatgatttcaagctctattagacttcctagcaccatctagcgctctgtgcatcaagcactaggaagcgtAATCCATCTTAAAAGCAAGATCGTGcgtagagactgcaatgacaagatgtacagtgaaaaggagcttcagaagacattgattaaacctggagtcatacagattatgtgaagcttcaaagtttgatcaccattcacttgcatcgtatggacctacagagctgagataatcttctgaaaatcttcgtttgtgttctgcagaagaaagaaaatcaatgtttttctttagttttttctagtcaataataatataaatgtaaaaacattttgtagCCAAGATTTAAGGTTTGTGCCTATACATTAATTGACATCCAAAAATAAACATGCCTCAAGATATATTTACTGTAGTTCAAATTGTGATAagtagccccggtctcccctactgTCTCTACTTTATTTACACAATCTCTAGAAGGCTATTTAACCATATACTAAAaatatcatggttactacaatattgttACTATAAAACCATCACAATAATATAGGTAATatacaggggcgtagattctaggtgggatgggggggaggtaacccccacaataatcaaaatatgcaagtacaacccccccagtatttatatcatgatcaatggaaacatgtaagtgcttcatgctgcaacccccacaatgttcaagacaaatctatgcccttggtaATATGTATTATAGAAACTGTAAGaatatttatttcataaatgTCTTTTATGATCTTTCATTCTTTGAGGATAATAGAGGTGGCTAATACAAAGTTACCAcagatttattttaataacaataactgaAGTACTACGGTTattgaaaaatacaaaataataccaCATTTCAGCACACTGGAAAGCTCGTTTCAATTAGATGTATGCGTGCTCACTATACAGACCTTAatcatcaaaacattaacattactTGTTATGGTTGACATGGACTAATTTAACCATTTACTCAATACATCTTGACCGTTTGTGCTATTTTTGCGTTAACTAAACCATACCCCTCGGTGCACACAGTAGATACTTAATGACTGTGCAAAAGCCAGTTTCAGGGACAAGAGATACTTGAAAACAAACCCTGATCACTTCCTCACAGAAAATGTGCACAGACTAGAACGACGCGAGGTCCAAGTGTTTGATGACGATCTTGCCCTGATCCGGACCAGCTTGATTCTTGATGTCCTGTGCCGCCTCCTCAGACCTCTGTTTGTCCCGACACGCCATGATCACATGGGTCTGCAGTTTCAGCAGCTCCGCCACCGTCGCCTTCCCGATGCCGCAGTTCGCCCCGGTCACTATCACAGTCTTTCCACGCATTGTACCGGCAGGATAGGTCAATCATTTTAGCGTCTTCCGCCTGAAGAAAATTCTTTGCGCAATGAAGATGACCCCACTGCCGAGGACAGTGGCTAAAATGACCATTGTAGTGCAGACTGTGGAGAAATACTAGTGATAGCATTCGTGTGGGGACTGTGAACTATATTACCCACAACACACTGCTTTATTGTTGTTGAAATTTGAAGGCTAAGCACAATAGTCTGGttatggaagtaaaaatcccattcatttatcccatagaccagtgtttcccaaactggggtacGCATACCCCTGGGGGTACGTGAGGTGACAATGGGGGTACGCGAATAAAATTCAGAGAGTTACCGTTCTTTTGATTTCATCACTGTCTATAATAACATTCAAAcccagttcatgtatttctcacttgcaaaaataattttgtgtgccctctagtgtagaaacaccaaaattgttgtgtcataaaggtcagaaaatatgcaatgaaataacATATATCTTTTGCGGTTAAAAAGAAATGCATCTACTCATGCGTCGTGTGTCACACATCTTTTTTTGCCAGCCCAGCACGCTACTAAAATTGATGCTTCACTGTTTTACCAGACTCGCACATGCCAGTCGTCCAcggttttagtttgtgtgtttttttgcgCAGTTTAAAACGTCatttgtatttaaggttagatgcatagagagttttgattctgatggtatAAGTTCATAAGCTTTGATGAGAGGTGTCAGACATCCGGTgcggccaaataattttccacattcacacgcagtaattttcactcacatttgcttgCGCACTAGAgacctgtttttacattgttgcatgatgttttttctgcaaatgagctcaaccttgctaacagtgtcaaatgtgacat carries:
- the si:dkey-174m14.3 gene encoding brain-enriched guanylate kinase-associated protein isoform X2, giving the protein MRGGLLRKTMKKIYIGKTALKTSRNGCKHQKKSSLQEQKEDLRKRFSYTTHKLELLEREFDSTRQYLETELRRAQEELDKFTDKLRRIQSSYSALQRINQDLEDKIHRNSQHHEDEKRALSREIIVLNNHLMEAKMTIEKLREDNDLYRKDCNLAAQLLQCNKSHYRAQLSELPAEFQERVSLHMEGSSLCHSPYADTVPASVIAKVLEKPDEVCSIQASRSPSPQPQERQGFLVGTSLVGSTERLGLRATYKSDLYSSDTALYCPDERRRERRPSMDLHGQRKVYEPQNSTDSNPEEGSMSLQPGFSQDHFRKFTTSLGGGSSSYSSFSGGGSEDKGQDPPSSAASSPRHHALYMDWRDGGEYEHKSDSSWERESPSTFTKAHAFQPPESSHHQNGSSPIYSRTMSSCYSEPYEPLPTSTSPSITYGDSRRGSAFAPEEDELIGRWRQLSVEDLSAHSYRSPGRASPYSFSEQHFSVQPAKIRLGPLYSSFQEGTDVYHHHAGVLDPFSSPSPECSPGIRQQQSQPHLYHSKEDSQESEHSLYSTKDGVVAAGGQATEYVDVSPNSSNESLDHGSLEMAADLQHYQPERHSVSPQGTTPPPPPQQPYQKFGTLGLSRKDSLTKAQLYGTLLN
- the si:dkey-174m14.3 gene encoding brain-enriched guanylate kinase-associated protein isoform X1, yielding MLFREETISRYPYRSVSLPRDINISSDEEMQTISSLQEQKEDLRKRFSYTTHKLELLEREFDSTRQYLETELRRAQEELDKFTDKLRRIQSSYSALQRINQDLEDKIHRNSQHHEDEKRALSREIIVLNNHLMEAKMTIEKLREDNDLYRKDCNLAAQLLQCNKSHYRAQLSELPAEFQERVSLHMEGSSLCHSPYADTVPASVIAKVLEKPDEVCSIQASRSPSPQPQERQGFLVGTSLVGSTERLGLRATYKSDLYSSDTALYCPDERRRERRPSMDLHGQRKVYEPQNSTDSNPEEGSMSLQPGFSQDHFRKFTTSLGGGSSSYSSFSGGGSEDKGQDPPSSAASSPRHHALYMDWRDGGEYEHKSDSSWERESPSTFTKAHAFQPPESSHHQNGSSPIYSRTMSSCYSEPYEPLPTSTSPSITYGDSRRGSAFAPEEDELIGRWRQLSVEDLSAHSYRSPGRASPYSFSEQHFSVQPAKIRLGPLYSSFQEGTDVYHHHAGVLDPFSSPSPECSPGIRQQQSQPHLYHSKEDSQESEHSLYSTKDGVVAAGGQATEYVDVSPNSSNESLDHGSLEMAADLQHYQPERHSVSPQGTTPPPPPQQPYQKFGTLGLSRKDSLTKAQLYGTLLN